One Paenibacillus riograndensis SBR5 DNA segment encodes these proteins:
- a CDS encoding transposase — MYSIRQEELFSFEDLLLMRPEDKYSQIFEHLNLAPVLHALGKKNNRGRPEELNVPAMIYSLLIAKMEGIEFVSALVRRLRFSEEFRVQCRFTGSNRIPSEASYSRLIHVLEQTGMLEDLQDTLVLSALEEEFVTGMHLALDSSIVEAWDSLFSEAASKRRAARRAKKPSDAPVAQQLQLELTEPESEPVDERPKKPVYPPGRPSAEEKERRRKEREAYEESLGPFEKTIEQMLPYTYDELLAALPRHAARCDKKNAKGRLTSYYGFKANLLVDADCQYILSGLWSSANLNDQRMAVILLKGLLLKFPRLNVKHVLGDKGYDSAAIYQLIHSLGAYPTIPMIHHKEPPKGMNSDYNPVCSQGHTYRYDSFDAKYETLKYTQPSQCKDCPLSGSGCQKVFKIRIQTDLRKHTYPARGSESFTELYKKRTAVERVFAYLKEYFGMKRTRHRGVRARVDFQLSTLAYNLSKFALDKLNQRLRNSQQVA; from the coding sequence ATGTATTCTATTCGGCAAGAAGAGCTGTTTTCCTTTGAGGATTTGTTGCTGATGCGACCGGAAGATAAATACAGTCAGATCTTTGAACACTTAAATCTCGCTCCGGTCTTGCACGCGCTTGGAAAAAAGAACAACCGTGGGCGGCCGGAAGAACTAAACGTACCCGCGATGATCTACTCGCTGCTCATCGCAAAAATGGAGGGCATCGAGTTTGTATCCGCGTTGGTCCGGCGACTTCGATTCAGCGAGGAATTTCGGGTGCAGTGCCGGTTCACCGGTTCCAACCGCATCCCGAGCGAAGCCTCGTACTCCCGTTTGATTCATGTGCTTGAGCAAACGGGCATGCTCGAGGACCTTCAGGATACTCTGGTGCTGTCCGCCCTGGAGGAAGAGTTCGTTACGGGTATGCATCTCGCTTTGGATTCCTCTATCGTTGAGGCTTGGGATAGCCTATTTAGCGAAGCTGCATCCAAACGCCGCGCGGCCCGCCGTGCTAAAAAGCCAAGTGATGCTCCGGTGGCTCAGCAGCTGCAGCTAGAACTCACCGAGCCCGAGTCCGAGCCTGTGGACGAGCGGCCCAAAAAACCCGTCTACCCGCCTGGACGTCCTTCTGCTGAAGAAAAGGAACGTCGGCGCAAGGAACGGGAAGCTTATGAAGAGAGCCTAGGACCGTTTGAGAAAACCATTGAACAGATGCTGCCCTACACGTACGATGAATTGCTTGCAGCATTACCCCGGCATGCCGCGCGTTGTGACAAGAAAAATGCGAAAGGTAGACTTACCAGTTATTACGGGTTCAAGGCAAATCTGCTGGTCGATGCGGACTGTCAGTATATTCTTAGTGGCTTATGGAGTTCGGCGAATTTGAATGACCAGCGCATGGCGGTTATCCTTCTCAAAGGCCTGCTCCTGAAGTTTCCTAGGTTAAACGTAAAGCATGTCTTGGGAGACAAAGGGTACGACAGCGCAGCCATCTACCAGTTGATTCATTCGTTAGGCGCCTATCCTACGATTCCAATGATTCACCACAAAGAGCCGCCCAAGGGAATGAACTCGGACTACAATCCCGTATGCTCACAGGGGCATACCTACCGCTACGACAGTTTTGATGCCAAGTACGAAACGCTGAAGTATACCCAGCCGAGCCAGTGCAAAGACTGTCCACTTTCCGGTTCCGGCTGCCAAAAGGTGTTTAAAATCCGCATACAAACGGATTTACGCAAGCACACCTATCCCGCAAGAGGTAGCGAGAGCTTTACAGAGCTGTACAAGAAGCGTACGGCAGTGGAGCGAGTTTTTGCATATCTTAAAGAGTATTTTGGCATGAAACGTACGCGTCACCGCGGCGTCCGGGCAAGAGTTGATTTCCAGCTCAGTACACTAGCTTACAATCTCAGCAAGTTTGCGCTAGACAAGTTAAACCAGCGGTTACGCAACTCCCAGCAAGTGGCCTGA
- a CDS encoding MerR family transcriptional regulator gives MSETGAGTSVHIVQGYSIKQTAELTGITEDTIRYYEKIGLLPRAQRKGNSHRIYSDNDIETMKLITCLKKTGMSLDDMRPYLDLSLDSNLSEYPELHEMILNHKQKILDQIASLQQIVDLIDSKIDQNYLGPQECELTVGQKKMPVRRTIR, from the coding sequence ATGAGTGAAACTGGAGCGGGTACCAGCGTGCATATAGTGCAGGGCTATTCCATTAAACAAACTGCTGAGCTAACTGGAATTACGGAGGATACCATCCGGTATTACGAGAAGATCGGATTGCTCCCCCGGGCGCAGCGCAAGGGAAACAGCCACCGTATCTACAGCGACAACGATATTGAGACCATGAAGCTGATTACCTGCCTCAAAAAAACAGGAATGTCGCTGGACGACATGCGTCCATATCTGGATCTGTCATTGGACTCCAACCTGTCCGAATACCCCGAGCTGCATGAAATGATCCTGAATCATAAGCAGAAAATCCTGGATCAGATCGCCTCGCTGCAGCAGATTGTAGACCTGATCGACAGTAAAATTGACCAGAACTACCTCGGACCGCAGGAATGCGAGCTGACCGTTGGCCAGAAAAAGATGCCGGTGCGGCGGACAATCCGATAA
- a CDS encoding HAD hydrolase family protein, giving the protein MCPYTGLGVAMGNAPEEVKLHADVVTLVHFKQS; this is encoded by the coding sequence TTGTGCCCGTATACCGGGCTGGGGGTGGCGATGGGAAATGCCCCTGAGGAAGTAAAACTTCATGCGGATGTGGTCACCTTAGTCCATTTTAAACAATCCTAA
- a CDS encoding HIT family protein has translation MSEDFYCDEVFSGKTPVNKVIETDHVLAYYHTKPFYPIHIVAVPKRHISSLLTLQESDNETLLELLGVIKQVAAMVTEKYGACRVSTNLGDYQDSKHLHWHIYFGEPLR, from the coding sequence ATGAGCGAGGATTTCTACTGTGACGAAGTATTCAGCGGAAAAACACCTGTCAATAAAGTAATCGAAACTGATCATGTATTAGCCTACTATCATACCAAGCCATTCTATCCCATTCACATCGTCGCTGTCCCCAAGCGGCATATCTCTTCATTACTTACGCTGCAGGAAAGTGACAATGAGACGCTTCTTGAGCTGCTAGGAGTGATTAAGCAGGTTGCCGCGATGGTGACAGAGAAATACGGAGCCTGCAGAGTCTCTACCAATCTGGGGGATTATCAGGATTCCAAACACCTGCACTGGCATATTTATTTCGGAGAACCGCTTCGATAG
- a CDS encoding FAD-dependent oxidoreductase encodes MVREPGAVVQFMTQLGAVDTDDNGKVTALITASKNGLQALQAKVYIDCTGDADVAAWAGAEYLKGDTQTGEMMPATHCFTLGNVDEYAYLNGPLLHSNNKTSPIYDILKSGCYPLIPDAHICNNMIAPRTVGFNAGHLWEVDNTDAGSISEALMQGRKLAAAYRDALAEFIPASFGSSYVANTGSLLGVRETRRITGDYVLSVEDYVARRSFADEICRNSYFIDIHGTEKEEKQAGGKPEVIKRYGPGESHGIPYRCLTPRSLKNVLVAGRSISCVREVQGSVRVMPVCLAMGEAAGIAAAMASAQPAPDVHAVDIAALRRRLREEGAYLPLTEAEAADATAAGNFKHH; translated from the coding sequence CTGGTCCGGGAGCCGGGGGCAGTCGTTCAGTTCATGACACAGCTTGGGGCGGTAGATACAGATGACAACGGCAAGGTGACGGCGCTGATTACGGCCAGCAAGAACGGACTTCAGGCTCTCCAGGCCAAGGTGTATATCGATTGTACGGGTGATGCGGATGTTGCCGCTTGGGCGGGAGCGGAATATCTCAAGGGAGATACGCAGACCGGTGAGATGATGCCTGCCACACACTGCTTCACCCTGGGTAATGTGGATGAATACGCTTATCTCAATGGTCCGCTGCTGCACAGCAACAACAAAACCAGTCCGATCTATGACATCCTCAAATCAGGCTGCTATCCCCTGATTCCTGATGCGCATATCTGCAACAACATGATCGCCCCCAGAACGGTGGGGTTCAACGCCGGACATTTATGGGAAGTGGATAATACGGATGCCGGGTCCATATCGGAGGCCCTGATGCAGGGCCGCAAGCTGGCTGCAGCCTACAGGGACGCGCTTGCTGAATTTATACCGGCTTCTTTTGGAAGCTCATATGTAGCCAATACGGGATCTTTGCTGGGCGTGCGGGAGACACGGAGAATTACCGGAGATTATGTGCTTAGTGTTGAAGATTATGTGGCCCGCCGCAGCTTTGCGGATGAAATCTGCCGCAACAGCTATTTCATTGATATTCATGGAACGGAGAAGGAAGAAAAGCAGGCCGGAGGCAAACCGGAAGTCATTAAACGTTATGGTCCGGGGGAATCGCACGGTATTCCTTACCGCTGCCTGACACCCCGATCTCTGAAAAATGTATTGGTTGCCGGACGCTCCATTTCTTGTGTACGCGAGGTGCAGGGCAGTGTCAGAGTGATGCCGGTCTGTCTGGCCATGGGTGAAGCTGCCGGAATCGCGGCTGCCATGGCCTCCGCACAGCCAGCGCCTGACGTCCACGCAGTAGATATCGCTGCGCTCCGCAGACGTCTGCGGGAGGAAGGCGCATATCTGCCGCTGACCGAAGCTGAAGCGGCAGATGCAACCGCAGCCGGAAACTTTAAACACCATTGA
- a CDS encoding ABC transporter permease, with protein MGAGATELNRKSRAAAARSRSAGKWRIAWRNRDYYVLLIPGLLFLLLFKYTPLYGVLIAFQDFNIFDGIRGSEWVGLEQFHKLVQSEEFGQVFMNTLLISVYKIVLLFPVPIVIALVLNEVRLMFFKRTIQTIIYLPHFLSWVIISGLFVTILSTSGGLVNNIIQWFGGEPVSFFVSNQYFRSLVVFTAGWKEVGWNAIVFIAAIAGIDQEQYEAASIDGAGRIRRMLHISLPGILPTVVLMFILRLGSVLDAGTEQILTMYNPVVYETADVIGTFVYRIGLGKMDYSFSTAVGLFNSVVGFILIVSGNYISRKLLKRGIW; from the coding sequence TTGGGCGCAGGTGCTACGGAGTTGAACCGGAAGAGCAGAGCAGCCGCAGCCAGAAGCAGGTCCGCAGGCAAGTGGAGAATCGCTTGGAGGAACAGGGACTATTATGTGCTGCTGATACCCGGTCTTTTGTTTTTGCTGCTGTTCAAATATACGCCTTTGTATGGCGTACTGATCGCCTTTCAGGACTTTAATATTTTTGACGGCATCAGAGGCAGTGAATGGGTGGGGCTGGAGCAGTTTCACAAGCTGGTCCAGTCCGAAGAGTTCGGACAGGTATTCATGAATACGCTGCTGATCAGCGTGTATAAAATCGTGTTGCTGTTTCCCGTTCCGATAGTCATCGCACTGGTACTGAACGAGGTGCGGCTGATGTTTTTTAAACGAACGATCCAGACGATTATCTATCTTCCGCATTTTCTGTCCTGGGTTATTATTTCCGGATTGTTCGTGACGATTCTCTCCACCTCAGGGGGGCTCGTCAACAACATCATCCAGTGGTTTGGCGGTGAGCCGGTCAGTTTTTTTGTCAGCAACCAGTATTTCCGCAGTCTGGTGGTCTTCACTGCCGGGTGGAAGGAGGTGGGCTGGAATGCCATTGTCTTCATTGCCGCTATCGCCGGGATTGACCAGGAGCAATATGAAGCCGCTTCCATTGACGGGGCAGGCCGGATCCGCCGGATGCTGCATATCTCGCTCCCGGGAATTCTGCCTACTGTGGTGCTGATGTTCATTCTTCGCCTGGGCTCCGTTCTGGATGCCGGGACCGAACAGATTCTAACAATGTATAATCCGGTAGTCTACGAGACGGCTGATGTCATCGGAACCTTTGTATACCGGATCGGCCTTGGCAAAATGGACTACAGCTTCAGCACGGCAGTCGGATTATTCAACTCGGTCGTAGGTTTTATTCTCATTGTCTCCGGCAACTATATCAGCCGCAAGCTGCTGAAGCGCGGGATCTGGTGA
- a CDS encoding FAD-dependent oxidoreductase: MGSYRMNSEIPLQDSWDVIVVGGGPAGCTAAAAAAREGARTLLVEATSSLGGMGTSGLVPAWCPFSDLEQIIYRGLAVKVFESLKAQMPHVRKDAMDWVPMTRRS, translated from the coding sequence ATGGGCAGTTACAGAATGAACAGCGAAATACCGCTTCAGGATTCATGGGATGTTATTGTTGTGGGGGGAGGCCCGGCCGGATGCACCGCCGCAGCCGCGGCGGCGCGGGAGGGGGCCAGAACCCTGCTGGTTGAAGCCACAAGCAGCCTGGGCGGAATGGGGACCTCGGGACTTGTCCCGGCGTGGTGCCCATTCTCTGATCTGGAGCAGATCATTTACCGGGGGCTGGCTGTGAAGGTGTTCGAGTCCCTCAAGGCGCAGATGCCGCATGTCCGCAAGGATGCTATGGACTGGGTACCGATGACCCGGAGAAGCTGA
- a CDS encoding YihY/virulence factor BrkB family protein, translating to MKKSAAGRAFSFSRQLYQKMKLDDVQGISAQLTYYLILSLFPFLIFIMTLIGYAHISVEDKIRDLEQIMPAEAISIIEEILKDVAEGRSQALLSFGMLGTLWAASKGINAIIKGLNRAYDIEESRVFWKIRGIAFLATLFIGLVVLLSILLLVLGTWLKTQVFLLIDLPYGFQKIWDLLQYAVPLFVMFLVFTLLYWIAPSRRLTLKEVMPGAMFATLGWIITSILFSVYVNQFSNFTETYGSLGGVMILLIWLYISSIIILAGGEINAILMKRSLKR from the coding sequence ATGAAGAAAAGCGCCGCCGGAAGAGCATTTTCTTTTTCCAGACAGCTGTACCAAAAGATGAAACTGGATGATGTGCAGGGGATCAGCGCGCAGCTTACTTACTACTTGATCCTGTCCTTGTTCCCTTTTCTGATTTTTATTATGACCCTGATTGGCTATGCCCATATTTCAGTAGAGGACAAAATTCGTGATCTGGAGCAGATCATGCCTGCAGAGGCTATCTCGATTATCGAGGAAATTCTGAAGGATGTGGCAGAGGGCCGCAGCCAGGCCTTGCTGTCCTTCGGGATGCTGGGCACGTTATGGGCGGCTTCCAAAGGAATCAATGCTATTATCAAAGGCCTTAACCGTGCCTATGATATCGAAGAGAGCCGGGTGTTCTGGAAAATACGCGGCATTGCCTTTCTGGCTACCCTGTTCATCGGATTGGTGGTGCTGCTCAGCATTCTGCTGCTGGTGCTTGGCACCTGGCTGAAAACACAGGTTTTTCTGCTCATCGATTTGCCCTACGGCTTCCAAAAAATATGGGACCTGCTGCAATATGCCGTCCCGCTGTTTGTCATGTTTCTGGTGTTCACCCTGCTCTACTGGATTGCCCCCAGCCGCAGGCTCACGCTGAAAGAGGTTATGCCCGGCGCGATGTTTGCCACCCTCGGCTGGATCATAACCTCTATCCTGTTCTCCGTCTATGTCAACCAGTTCAGTAATTTCACCGAAACCTACGGCAGTCTCGGCGGAGTGATGATCCTGCTGATCTGGCTGTATATCAGCTCCATCATCATCCTGGCCGGCGGGGAGATCAATGCCATCCTGATGAAGCGTTCACTCAAGCGGTAG
- a CDS encoding SDR family NAD(P)-dependent oxidoreductase, with the protein MTIGQQHRGTALITGANNGIGLELTRKMLAEGWQIIALIRSSFPGDDSLVSGAVKSKQLRIYKADLSDFTALKRALNEIRLQEQQIDLLFNNAGGSFPELLYSKQGRELHFELQTVVPYIIIMELQELLQKGQLKTVVNTSSNAAMTVRHFDPETLEHPTKFKKLLGPYAASKLALSLWTRELAPQLAAAGIMIRSADPGANNTLRSGKDSGLPFWLKPVMKLFFPHPSHGAGLLYNAALGRHSKLPGVFLIKDQITELKFAEYSSRVLSKVQAIYEQEFAAAGRLG; encoded by the coding sequence ATGACTATAGGACAACAACACCGCGGAACTGCGCTTATTACAGGAGCAAACAACGGAATCGGGCTCGAATTGACCCGTAAAATGCTGGCAGAAGGCTGGCAGATTATCGCCTTGATCCGTTCAAGCTTTCCCGGTGACGATTCATTGGTCAGCGGGGCTGTCAAAAGCAAACAGCTGCGGATCTACAAAGCCGACCTCAGTGATTTCACCGCACTAAAACGCGCCTTGAATGAGATCAGGCTGCAGGAGCAGCAGATCGATCTGCTGTTCAACAATGCGGGCGGCAGCTTTCCTGAGCTGCTCTACTCCAAGCAGGGACGGGAGCTGCATTTCGAACTGCAGACCGTAGTGCCGTATATCATCATCATGGAGCTTCAAGAGCTTCTCCAAAAGGGACAGCTGAAAACTGTTGTCAATACTTCCTCCAATGCCGCTATGACCGTGAGGCATTTCGACCCGGAGACACTGGAGCATCCCACCAAGTTTAAAAAGCTGCTCGGCCCATATGCCGCCTCCAAGCTGGCCCTCTCCCTCTGGACCCGGGAGCTTGCGCCGCAGCTGGCCGCAGCAGGAATTATGATCCGGAGCGCAGACCCGGGAGCCAATAACACGCTGCGCAGCGGCAAGGACTCCGGATTGCCATTCTGGCTGAAGCCGGTCATGAAGCTGTTCTTCCCGCATCCGAGCCATGGCGCCGGACTGCTGTACAATGCGGCCTTGGGCCGGCACAGCAAACTGCCCGGCGTCTTTCTGATCAAGGATCAGATAACTGAGCTGAAGTTCGCAGAATACAGCTCCAGGGTCCTATCGAAGGTGCAAGCCATATATGAGCAGGAATTTGCCGCCGCCGGTAGGTTGGGTTGA
- a CDS encoding glycerol dehydrogenase yields MTQIIGAPFKYIQGSGEVSRLGLYCSQLGAKGVYAVVDPFVRSLYGEEITRSFEQHSVALVQEEFRGECSIEQVERIVSAAQAAVNSNVIVGIGGGKTLDTAKAVSHFAGLPVVLVPTVASTDAPCSALSVLYTEDGQLDCYLPLRRNPDMVIADVDIIAKAPPRLLAAGMGDALSTYYEARACRSAGAVTQAGGSSSIAAFALARACHDTLIAYGAEALRDCREGIGSEAVGRIVEANIYLSGIGFESGGLAAAHAIHNGLTLLEECRHMLHGEKVAFATLAQLMLEQAPAEEIAEATAFCRMAGLPVTLGELGLSAAKTDRLMIAAEASCAADNPMGNMPFAVSPQQVLDAMLAADRQGQQAS; encoded by the coding sequence ATGACGCAGATCATTGGTGCTCCGTTCAAATATATTCAGGGCAGCGGCGAGGTTTCCAGGCTTGGACTGTACTGCTCACAGCTTGGGGCGAAAGGGGTTTATGCTGTCGTTGATCCGTTTGTTCGCTCGCTGTATGGAGAAGAGATTACCCGTAGTTTTGAGCAGCATTCCGTTGCGCTCGTTCAGGAGGAATTCAGGGGAGAATGTTCGATTGAGCAGGTGGAGCGTATTGTCTCTGCAGCGCAGGCAGCGGTTAACAGCAATGTCATTGTAGGGATTGGCGGCGGCAAAACCTTGGATACGGCCAAAGCCGTCAGCCACTTTGCGGGTCTTCCTGTGGTTCTCGTTCCAACGGTGGCTTCTACGGATGCGCCATGCAGCGCACTGTCGGTGCTGTACACGGAGGACGGACAATTGGACTGCTACCTCCCTTTGCGGCGCAACCCGGATATGGTGATTGCCGACGTGGATATTATCGCCAAAGCGCCGCCCAGACTGCTGGCTGCAGGTATGGGGGATGCGCTGTCTACTTACTATGAAGCCCGGGCCTGCCGTAGCGCAGGTGCTGTCACCCAGGCCGGGGGCAGCAGCTCCATCGCCGCCTTTGCCCTGGCCAGGGCTTGTCATGACACCCTGATTGCATATGGAGCGGAGGCGCTGCGGGATTGCCGGGAAGGGATCGGGTCAGAAGCGGTTGGGCGGATCGTCGAAGCCAATATTTATCTCAGCGGCATCGGCTTCGAGAGCGGAGGGCTGGCCGCGGCCCATGCGATTCATAATGGTCTTACGCTGCTGGAGGAATGCCGCCACATGCTGCATGGGGAGAAGGTTGCATTTGCCACATTGGCACAGCTGATGCTGGAGCAGGCACCTGCGGAAGAAATCGCAGAGGCCACTGCTTTTTGCCGGATGGCCGGTTTGCCCGTAACCCTGGGCGAGCTGGGCCTGAGCGCTGCAAAGACGGACAGGCTGATGATTGCCGCCGAAGCGAGCTGTGCAGCGGATAACCCGATGGGGAACATGCCGTTTGCCGTTTCGCCGCAGCAGGTGCTGGATGCTATGCTTGCGGCAGACCGGCAGGGACAGCAGGCTTCCTGA
- a CDS encoding extracellular solute-binding protein, whose protein sequence is MIMINRKWLSLVLCAGLAASIAGCGSSGNTNKEGAAGGTAEQSAGAQTEGGSKPELKTLNIWSKDDYNTYKLAKVVEEQTGYKVKYEMLPADKAMDKLNLLISSAEPYDVITITGEKAAYTDYAKMGALVDLTPLIDKYGENIKASISPESFEAMKVDGKIYAIPNRTSEFVGSSLMIRTDWLDKLGLKMPATLDELTAVLKAFKEKDPGGNGDKGAPLSIDGAQATMANVTGAFGIATGWSEVDGKLVAAPLQPGFKEYLSYAADLYKQGLLDKEFAVNKDATLKEKFTSGRVGVIPLPWYDIPGIADALTKNFPDAKYAYVPALKGKNGQAGLGMSGGFDRLTFIPKSSKHPEDAIKWINAKLDKDTFKLIAIGEEGKHFTYKDGVYSPILPLFTDERGLASNYLTGIDEKLYPVYWQARVQKDPRLFAGFTFLNSEIPAEYRISDPLALAPSLPEYSKNNASLNQMINDFAVKVIVGEESTDAVAAFIEKYNAAGGEASSKEVNEWYASVKK, encoded by the coding sequence ATGATAATGATAAATAGAAAATGGTTGTCACTTGTGCTGTGTGCGGGGCTTGCGGCATCGATCGCCGGCTGCGGTTCATCCGGCAATACGAACAAGGAAGGGGCGGCAGGAGGTACAGCGGAGCAATCAGCCGGTGCGCAAACAGAGGGCGGCTCCAAACCGGAGCTGAAAACGCTTAATATATGGTCAAAGGATGATTATAACACGTATAAGCTGGCTAAGGTGGTGGAGGAACAAACGGGCTATAAGGTTAAATATGAAATGCTGCCTGCCGACAAGGCGATGGATAAGCTGAATCTGCTGATTTCCTCCGCCGAGCCATACGATGTCATTACCATCACAGGGGAAAAGGCCGCCTATACCGACTATGCCAAAATGGGCGCGCTCGTCGATCTGACGCCGCTGATTGATAAGTATGGAGAGAATATCAAAGCTTCCATCTCTCCGGAATCCTTCGAGGCCATGAAGGTGGACGGCAAAATTTACGCCATTCCGAACCGGACCTCCGAGTTCGTTGGCAGCAGTCTGATGATCCGCACGGATTGGCTCGATAAGCTCGGCCTGAAGATGCCCGCAACACTTGATGAATTAACCGCAGTCCTGAAAGCCTTTAAAGAAAAAGACCCCGGCGGCAACGGCGATAAAGGCGCTCCGCTCTCCATTGACGGCGCACAGGCTACGATGGCTAATGTAACCGGAGCTTTCGGCATTGCCACGGGCTGGAGCGAGGTGGACGGCAAGCTGGTCGCGGCGCCGCTGCAGCCGGGGTTCAAGGAATATCTCAGCTATGCGGCTGACTTGTATAAACAGGGATTGCTGGATAAGGAATTTGCCGTGAACAAGGACGCAACGCTGAAGGAGAAATTCACCAGTGGCCGGGTCGGTGTGATTCCGCTTCCGTGGTATGACATCCCGGGCATTGCCGATGCCTTGACCAAGAACTTCCCGGATGCCAAATATGCATATGTTCCCGCCCTGAAGGGCAAGAACGGGCAGGCAGGCCTGGGGATGAGCGGCGGCTTCGACCGGCTGACGTTTATTCCGAAATCCTCGAAGCACCCGGAAGACGCGATAAAGTGGATCAACGCCAAGCTGGATAAAGACACCTTCAAGCTGATCGCCATTGGCGAAGAAGGCAAGCACTTCACCTACAAAGACGGTGTATACAGCCCGATTCTGCCCCTGTTCACGGATGAGCGCGGGCTTGCGAGCAACTATTTGACCGGGATTGATGAAAAGCTGTATCCCGTCTACTGGCAGGCCCGTGTCCAGAAAGACCCGCGTTTGTTCGCAGGCTTCACCTTCCTGAACAGCGAAATTCCGGCAGAATACCGGATCTCCGATCCGCTGGCGCTGGCGCCGTCCTTACCGGAATATTCGAAGAACAACGCGTCGCTGAATCAAATGATCAATGATTTTGCCGTCAAAGTGATTGTGGGCGAGGAATCTACCGACGCCGTGGCGGCGTTCATCGAGAAATACAACGCCGCCGGCGGAGAAGCCAGCAGCAAGGAAGTCAATGAATGGTATGCTTCGGTGAAGAAATAG
- a CDS encoding carbohydrate ABC transporter permease: protein MTKRTKGDLLLDIGVYAFLIALGLIMLLPLASVFSKAVSEEWAITSGKVGILPVGFQLDTLMQVISSSVFIRAFCISVGVTAVGTIISILMTALTAYPLSKRNLPGISFCMVLFIFTMLFSGGLIPNYLLMRQLHLVDNLWVLILPGMISVFNMLVIKSYYESLPEALEESARIDGAKTYTILFRIILPLSMPVIATIALFYAVGYWNDYFGPMIYINDTALKTLQLYLQDVVMDANNANLTNKSIDDLMNMSPEGIRAATVVASTVPILLVYPFMQKYFIKGVLIGSVKG, encoded by the coding sequence ATGACAAAACGGACTAAAGGCGATCTTTTGCTGGATATCGGGGTATATGCGTTTCTGATTGCCCTGGGACTGATCATGCTGCTGCCCTTGGCGAGTGTTTTCTCCAAAGCCGTCAGCGAAGAGTGGGCGATCACCTCCGGCAAAGTGGGCATTCTGCCCGTAGGGTTCCAGCTCGATACCCTGATGCAAGTCATTTCCTCATCCGTGTTCATCAGGGCCTTCTGTATATCTGTCGGTGTTACCGCCGTTGGGACCATAATTTCTATTCTTATGACGGCGCTTACAGCCTATCCGCTGTCCAAACGCAATCTTCCCGGCATTTCCTTCTGTATGGTGCTGTTCATCTTTACGATGCTGTTCAGCGGCGGATTGATTCCCAATTATCTGCTGATGCGCCAGCTGCACCTCGTAGACAATCTCTGGGTGCTGATTCTGCCGGGAATGATCAGCGTGTTCAACATGCTGGTGATCAAAAGCTATTATGAAAGCCTGCCCGAAGCGCTGGAGGAATCGGCACGGATCGACGGAGCGAAGACTTATACCATTTTGTTCCGGATCATTCTTCCGCTCAGTATGCCCGTGATCGCTACTATTGCACTGTTCTATGCCGTGGGCTACTGGAACGATTATTTCGGCCCGATGATTTACATTAATGACACCGCGCTTAAGACGCTGCAGCTCTACCTGCAGGATGTGGTGATGGACGCAAACAACGCGAATCTCACGAATAAAAGTATAGATGATCTTATGAATATGTCGCCTGAAGGCATCCGCGCAGCCACAGTCGTCGCATCCACGGTGCCGATCCTGCTCGTATATCCGTTTATGCAGAAGTATTTTATCAAAGGGGTGCTGATTGGTTCGGTGAAGGGTTGA